From one Melioribacteraceae bacterium genomic stretch:
- a CDS encoding ABC transporter substrate-binding protein, with protein sequence MKVWSALIAVLLISLLAFLSCNNENESASLRIELTFWHSFVANTHPALKELLDQYEKENPDVKIIEQYVPSGDPLVQKLITAIQSNTTPDLAWVHTDFLDKLVLADAIYKMDHFIKGDNGFTVEEFNDFFPQLISNAKWNDTLYAIPMEATTIALLYNKDLFKRVGLDPNKPPQTWEELKKYSKKLTIDTDGDGKMNHYGFYVPALPASGALSIWMLLQWEPYLWQAGGEFLNEEQTKALFNSEAGVQALTLWKELYDQIGFDSFSMTHDMGFIAQACAMIMDGPWDLPSLRKIKNFEWGVAPLPEGPVKRATYVAGEHLTIFKNSKHPDEAWKFIKWFTSPEIQAKFSIESGYMPVRKSTLELQSYKDYLKSDPYLAAFVEQFEIGYARQNITYYRVEINQRVAEAIESTLLGDMDPKEALDKAAEQVNEILSRVKR encoded by the coding sequence ATGAAAGTATGGAGCGCTCTAATAGCAGTTCTATTGATTTCTTTGCTTGCCTTTCTCTCTTGCAATAACGAAAACGAATCCGCTTCATTAAGAATTGAATTAACATTTTGGCACAGCTTTGTTGCTAATACTCATCCTGCCTTAAAAGAATTATTAGATCAATATGAAAAAGAAAATCCCGATGTCAAAATAATCGAGCAGTATGTTCCATCCGGCGATCCACTTGTGCAGAAACTGATCACCGCAATTCAAAGTAATACGACTCCCGATTTAGCTTGGGTTCACACTGACTTTCTCGATAAACTTGTGCTTGCCGACGCAATTTATAAAATGGATCATTTCATAAAAGGAGATAACGGTTTTACTGTTGAAGAGTTCAATGATTTCTTTCCACAATTAATAAGCAATGCAAAATGGAACGACACACTTTATGCAATTCCTATGGAAGCAACAACTATAGCTTTGCTTTATAATAAAGATTTATTTAAGAGAGTCGGACTTGATCCTAATAAACCGCCCCAGACTTGGGAAGAGTTGAAAAAGTATTCGAAGAAGTTAACAATTGATACCGACGGTGATGGAAAGATGAATCATTATGGATTTTATGTACCGGCACTTCCAGCATCGGGTGCACTCAGCATTTGGATGCTGCTTCAATGGGAACCGTATCTCTGGCAAGCCGGAGGCGAGTTCTTAAATGAAGAACAAACCAAAGCACTCTTTAACAGCGAAGCCGGAGTACAGGCTTTAACTCTTTGGAAGGAATTGTATGACCAAATTGGTTTTGATTCTTTTTCGATGACACACGATATGGGATTTATTGCTCAAGCTTGTGCAATGATAATGGATGGACCCTGGGATTTACCATCGCTTCGAAAAATTAAAAATTTTGAATGGGGTGTTGCCCCGCTTCCCGAAGGTCCCGTTAAAAGAGCTACTTATGTTGCCGGTGAACATTTAACGATATTCAAAAATTCTAAGCATCCCGATGAAGCATGGAAATTTATTAAGTGGTTTACTTCACCGGAAATTCAAGCAAAGTTTTCGATTGAATCGGGTTATATGCCTGTTCGCAAATCGACTTTGGAATTACAATCATATAAAGATTACTTAAAATCTGATCCGTATCTTGCTGCATTTGTTGAACAGTTTGAAATCGGTTATGCTAGACAGAATATAACATACTATCGAGTTGAAATAAATCAACGAGTTGCCGAGGCAATTGAAAGCACACTGCTTGGCGATATGGATCCAAAAGAAGCTCTTGATAAAGCCGCAGAGCAAGTAAACGAAATATTAAGCAGAGTAAAAAGATGA
- a CDS encoding SMP-30/gluconolactonase/LRE family protein, translated as MKKTIYIVIVMVFVDVVYSQCGCIDDMKNDPHKYSDRIELIFDGGFFTEGPAVDSKGNVYFTDLTFTSETGNEPGHIWKYSPSTNRTSIYRSPSNMANGMIIKNDTLYTCEGADTGGRRLIKTDLATGKSFILTDNFNGKPYNSPNDLTIANDGTIYFTDPRYAGDELIDQPVNGVYRLNVFGQSELIIDNISMPNGISVTPDNKKLYVGCNDDNAHEESTNFIAEYLIDEEGRVTFNKYVAKYLLPTGPDGIKLGKDGFIYAALRDPYRPGIYVYSPEGVLIEKVILPEDPSNLIFTDESQEILYVTAGGNLYRVLLN; from the coding sequence ATGAAAAAAACAATTTACATAGTTATAGTAATGGTATTTGTCGATGTAGTTTATTCACAGTGCGGCTGTATCGATGACATGAAAAACGATCCGCATAAATATTCCGATAGAATTGAATTAATTTTCGACGGTGGTTTCTTCACCGAAGGTCCTGCTGTTGATTCCAAGGGAAATGTTTACTTCACCGATTTAACATTCACTTCCGAGACCGGGAACGAACCGGGACATATATGGAAGTATTCTCCTTCGACAAATAGAACTTCTATCTACCGTTCGCCAAGCAACATGGCTAATGGAATGATTATAAAAAATGATACACTTTATACTTGCGAAGGAGCGGACACTGGTGGAAGACGATTAATAAAAACCGATTTAGCTACCGGTAAAAGTTTTATATTAACAGATAACTTTAATGGCAAACCTTACAATTCACCTAACGATTTAACAATAGCCAATGACGGTACAATTTATTTTACCGATCCGCGGTACGCCGGGGATGAATTGATTGATCAACCAGTAAACGGAGTTTATCGCTTAAATGTTTTCGGTCAGAGTGAACTAATAATTGATAATATTTCAATGCCGAATGGTATTTCAGTTACACCCGATAATAAAAAGTTGTACGTCGGCTGCAATGATGATAATGCTCATGAGGAGAGTACAAATTTTATTGCGGAATATTTGATTGATGAAGAAGGTAGAGTAACCTTCAATAAATATGTTGCAAAATATTTACTGCCCACAGGTCCCGATGGTATCAAACTCGGTAAAGACGGTTTCATTTATGCGGCTTTACGTGATCCTTATCGACCGGGTATATATGTTTACTCACCAGAAGGTGTATTGATCGAAAAAGTTATTTTACCTGAAGACCCGAGCAATTTAATTTTTACCGATGAATCGCAAGAAATATTATATGTGACTGCCGGCGGTAATTTGTATAGAGTATTATTGAATTAG
- a CDS encoding GntR family transcriptional regulator — MIIDRNSPVPQYFQLQRWLVEQIEQGVFKPGDKIPTEAELVQMAGLARATIRQAIQNLVNLGYLTRKRKLGTFVMSRVVDNGNRKIIGLLVPDIRVGYAPELARGAEDEAANNKQSLILCNTDDLFIKAEYHAERLIENSVAGVIFVPTAASDEKNKQVLEKFTSRNIPVVLADRIIPGVNIDHVTTDNFDGAYKITEYLIKKGHEKIAITLSTLFSSERERLEGYRKALSDYNLPIDKSIILTHDGRYSEKPYIEFAKKIFKQRKKLTAMFAGHDRIAYLLSSVAVEMGMKIPEDISIVGYDDLLPHCQHQVSLTTMHQPIYEMGVESMKLINRRINGLTGKGKSKVLKSYLIERESVFNRNK; from the coding sequence ATGATAATTGACAGAAATAGTCCGGTCCCGCAGTACTTTCAGCTCCAACGATGGTTAGTTGAACAAATAGAACAAGGTGTGTTCAAACCGGGTGATAAAATTCCTACCGAAGCAGAATTAGTACAAATGGCTGGATTGGCAAGAGCAACAATTCGTCAAGCTATCCAAAATCTAGTTAACTTGGGCTACTTAACCAGAAAAAGAAAACTTGGAACATTTGTTATGAGCCGAGTTGTAGACAACGGAAATAGAAAGATAATTGGGTTGTTGGTTCCCGATATTCGAGTAGGTTATGCTCCGGAGCTTGCCAGAGGCGCAGAAGATGAGGCGGCAAATAACAAACAAAGTTTAATTCTATGCAATACCGATGATTTATTTATAAAAGCAGAGTATCATGCAGAGAGGTTGATTGAGAATTCTGTAGCAGGAGTAATCTTCGTTCCTACGGCGGCTTCCGATGAAAAAAATAAACAAGTACTAGAGAAATTCACGAGCAGAAATATTCCTGTTGTTTTAGCCGATAGAATAATTCCCGGTGTGAATATTGATCATGTCACTACCGATAATTTTGACGGTGCATATAAAATAACCGAGTACTTAATTAAAAAAGGGCACGAAAAAATTGCCATAACTTTAAGTACATTATTCAGTTCTGAACGAGAACGTTTGGAAGGATACAGAAAAGCTCTTTCAGATTATAATCTTCCAATTGATAAATCAATAATACTCACTCACGATGGCAGGTATTCCGAAAAACCATACATAGAGTTTGCAAAAAAAATATTTAAGCAAAGAAAAAAATTGACCGCAATGTTTGCCGGTCATGATAGAATTGCATATCTACTTAGTTCCGTAGCTGTGGAAATGGGCATGAAAATTCCCGAAGATATTTCCATCGTTGGTTACGATGACCTTCTTCCGCATTGCCAGCATCAGGTTAGTCTTACTACAATGCATCAGCCTATTTATGAAATGGGAGTTGAAAGCATGAAGCTTATAAATCGGAGAATAAATGGATTGACCGGTAAAGGAAAATCTAAAGTTCTCAAATCATATTTGATTGAAAGAGAATCTGTGTTTAACAGAAATAAATAG
- a CDS encoding Gfo/Idh/MocA family oxidoreductase yields the protein MKKKINVGLIGTGRLGNMYAEFLTTRVSKANLVAVADIIPERATKCAKKFDVEKAYFSHQEINDDKSLDAVIVTATTGNHKEIVLDAASKKRTVFCEKPMTLSLEDARQMKAAIDKNGVFYQQGYMRRFDKGFAAVKRKIDEGVIGTPVVFRGSSRDPYLPALEYLYPHNSGGQILDMAIHDFDIARWYMGEVNTVYSIGAVLAFPEVEPTGDTDNVVMAMRFDNGTLGEIDISRNGVYGYDIRAEVLGTKGTIQAGYLRDTPILVLTKEGVTHDVVPYFPERFCDAYVAQLNDFLNNLEKGTSPMITIDDGIAGLQVAVAATDSLHKGTVVNVKDY from the coding sequence ATGAAGAAAAAAATTAACGTTGGTTTAATCGGTACCGGAAGACTCGGGAATATGTATGCTGAATTTCTTACAACAAGAGTTTCGAAAGCAAACTTAGTTGCCGTAGCAGATATTATTCCGGAAAGAGCAACAAAGTGTGCAAAAAAATTTGATGTTGAAAAAGCCTACTTCAGTCATCAGGAAATTAACGATGACAAAAGCTTGGACGCGGTGATAGTCACTGCAACAACAGGTAATCATAAAGAAATTGTGCTTGATGCAGCCTCAAAAAAAAGAACCGTCTTCTGTGAAAAACCGATGACATTAAGTCTGGAAGATGCTCGTCAAATGAAAGCTGCGATTGATAAAAACGGTGTTTTTTATCAACAAGGATATATGAGAAGATTTGATAAAGGATTTGCGGCTGTTAAAAGAAAAATTGATGAAGGTGTTATAGGAACACCGGTTGTATTTAGAGGTTCTTCAAGAGATCCATATTTACCGGCTCTCGAATATTTATATCCACACAACAGTGGCGGACAAATTTTAGATATGGCTATTCACGATTTTGACATTGCAAGATGGTACATGGGTGAAGTAAATACTGTTTACTCTATCGGAGCGGTTTTAGCCTTCCCAGAAGTTGAACCAACCGGAGATACGGATAATGTTGTAATGGCCATGAGATTTGATAACGGAACACTGGGCGAAATTGATATTAGCAGAAACGGTGTTTATGGATATGATATTCGAGCTGAAGTATTAGGTACAAAGGGAACTATACAAGCTGGCTACTTGCGAGATACCCCAATACTTGTATTGACTAAAGAAGGTGTAACACACGATGTTGTGCCGTATTTCCCTGAACGGTTTTGTGATGCGTATGTCGCACAATTGAATGACTTCCTAAATAACCTAGAGAAAGGAACTTCACCGATGATTACAATAGATGACGGTATTGCCGGTTTACAGGTTGCTGTTGCAGCAACAGATTCCCTTCATAAAGGAACCGTCGTAAATGTAAAAGATTATTAA